A DNA window from Paenibacillus segetis contains the following coding sequences:
- a CDS encoding ABC transporter ATP-binding protein: MLTIKHFSKSYKGGKKAVDDLNLVVERGDIYGFIGHNGAGKTTTIRSVVGVLDFEEGDIEIDGISIKKDPIACKAVTAYIPDNPDLYDHLTGIQYLNFIGDLFKVSKSDRELLIRKYGDAFEITSSLGDMISAYSHGMKQKLAIISALIHKPKLLVLDEPFVGLDPKAAHVLKTVMADLCSNGSAIFFSTHVLDVAEKLCNKIAIIKAGQLITHGKTEDVKGDNSLEEVFLELIAND, translated from the coding sequence ATGCTCACAATAAAACATTTTTCTAAAAGTTATAAGGGTGGTAAAAAGGCAGTAGATGACTTGAATTTAGTTGTCGAGCGTGGCGATATTTATGGCTTTATCGGGCATAACGGTGCAGGGAAAACAACGACTATCCGATCCGTAGTTGGTGTCTTGGACTTTGAAGAAGGGGATATTGAAATTGACGGCATCTCCATAAAGAAAGATCCAATCGCCTGCAAAGCGGTTACTGCGTATATACCGGACAACCCAGATCTGTATGATCATCTGACCGGCATACAATATTTGAATTTCATTGGTGATCTCTTTAAAGTATCCAAATCAGATCGTGAGTTACTCATTCGGAAATATGGCGATGCCTTTGAGATTACATCCAGTCTGGGTGATATGATCTCCGCATATTCACACGGGATGAAGCAGAAGCTCGCTATCATCTCTGCTCTCATCCATAAACCTAAGCTGTTGGTGCTAGACGAGCCCTTCGTTGGACTTGATCCCAAAGCAGCTCACGTATTAAAGACGGTTATGGCGGATCTGTGCAGCAATGGTAGTGCGATTTTCTTCTCGACCCATGTGCTAGATGTGGCAGAGAAGCTCTGCAATAAGATTGCGATTATCAAAGCGGGCCAATTGATAACCCATGGCAAGACTGAAGATGTTAAGGGTGATAACAGTCTTGAAGAGGTATTTCTGGAGTTGATAGCTAATGATTAA
- a CDS encoding glycosyl hydrolase family 18 protein translates to MLPGKTTNLYPEPTNVPALWSQTANVDSQPPTAPSNATATNIGSTSVTLSWDPSTDNIGVSDYIVYQGSQTAVTVQVTSATVSGLTANTAYSFTIKAKDAAGNLSPASNTVTITTTTPVIDTEPPTTPTNLTITGTTSASVSLSWGASTDNIGVVGYNVYNGTTLALSTSNTTAVVSGLTGNTAYTFTVVAKDEAGNLSPASNSVSTTTPVGYNAWQPNTSYKVGDTVSYNGKNYQCTYAHTSLVGWEPSNAPTLWKVVTIDPGTPTPTTPYCAPTYASTKIYAKDKIVGYNGKAYRALSDVHGIAPDDTIYHMWELVGIADPNLCPVSIPNTIDYGQPSPVSGNPNTGVALPSGSIAAAHPISGTGTGGTRGGIDPSTDPGGNHPGFDADNGARVAKLTSGTLPLQNNVYDRGAGQEIVEYMGDWGIYGRKFDFNKLAAKNVDRIVYGFAGICYPAAKNTQDPGFPTTAPAATNRTCKQSNLPDGAMAVADFEAAFLRLQPGQTASGLAGTESMYDLDPKDVRGVFGVIYQHRKNNPNLKLDLSIGGWTLSEGFSWMASDTTRRKAFVDSVVRFLEEFDFDGIDIDWEYPGTDGAVIGMSRPDDPQNYVQLIKDLRAGMDWLSQKTGKQYRLSSAIPASQPALDKIDWTQVSPYLNRLYAMTYDFSGAWDRQLGHHTSLYNNPNLKDTNGNQVQLSVDAMVKYLTNHSVPANKIMIGIANYHRSKAIKPGDITEYTNGLIGSSTFGNLNATGAALILGIAGVGTWEAGVVEGYDLYQNFLDKDLKPKNGYHLYTDKAANADYLVNPTIGSFITIETPRTVALKAQYAKDNGLAGVFGWQFEQDNGYNLNALNHVLGNRLLSDLADGKPQNQIAVCGENLTAAECSILNASIK, encoded by the coding sequence ATGCTGCCCGGCAAAACCACCAATCTTTACCCGGAACCAACAAACGTTCCTGCACTCTGGTCACAAACGGCCAATGTCGATTCGCAACCACCAACGGCTCCAAGTAATGCGACCGCAACGAATATTGGATCCACCAGTGTAACACTTTCATGGGACCCCTCTACCGACAACATTGGTGTAAGCGATTACATCGTGTACCAGGGCTCCCAAACTGCAGTTACCGTACAGGTTACTAGCGCAACGGTCAGCGGATTGACCGCCAATACGGCATACAGCTTTACCATCAAAGCGAAAGACGCAGCCGGTAACTTATCCCCTGCTAGCAACACAGTCACCATCACCACAACTACCCCCGTAATTGATACTGAGCCGCCTACTACTCCAACGAACTTAACCATTACCGGCACAACATCGGCTAGCGTATCGTTATCCTGGGGTGCTTCCACCGATAACATAGGCGTAGTTGGATACAATGTGTACAATGGCACAACGCTTGCTTTGTCCACCAGCAATACAACGGCAGTAGTCAGTGGATTGACGGGCAACACTGCATATACTTTCACTGTTGTAGCTAAAGATGAAGCCGGAAACCTTTCTCCTGCCAGTAATTCCGTGTCGACAACGACACCTGTCGGCTACAACGCGTGGCAACCCAATACCTCCTATAAAGTTGGAGATACCGTTAGCTACAATGGCAAGAATTATCAATGTACCTATGCTCATACTTCCTTAGTAGGATGGGAGCCTTCAAATGCACCTACTTTATGGAAAGTAGTTACGATTGACCCAGGTACACCCACTCCAACTACACCATATTGCGCACCTACTTATGCCTCGACCAAAATTTATGCCAAAGACAAGATTGTCGGGTATAACGGCAAAGCATATCGTGCGCTATCCGATGTTCACGGGATCGCACCTGACGATACGATCTATCATATGTGGGAATTAGTAGGGATCGCAGACCCTAACTTATGCCCTGTATCTATACCGAACACCATTGATTACGGTCAGCCTTCGCCCGTTAGCGGCAATCCGAATACTGGGGTCGCCCTGCCATCCGGTAGTATAGCGGCAGCGCATCCTATTTCGGGTACAGGAACGGGCGGAACTCGTGGAGGAATCGACCCTTCGACCGATCCGGGAGGTAATCATCCAGGCTTTGATGCGGACAACGGCGCTCGTGTGGCGAAGCTCACCTCGGGAACCTTACCGCTTCAGAACAATGTTTATGACCGTGGAGCAGGTCAAGAAATCGTAGAATATATGGGCGATTGGGGAATTTATGGCCGTAAATTCGATTTCAACAAATTAGCAGCGAAGAACGTTGATCGGATCGTATATGGCTTTGCTGGCATCTGCTATCCAGCCGCGAAGAATACGCAAGATCCTGGTTTTCCAACTACAGCTCCGGCTGCAACCAACCGTACCTGTAAGCAAAGCAATCTACCCGATGGCGCCATGGCCGTAGCGGACTTTGAAGCTGCATTCCTTCGCTTGCAACCAGGTCAAACAGCCAGTGGTTTGGCGGGTACAGAAAGCATGTACGATCTGGACCCTAAAGATGTGCGAGGCGTGTTCGGCGTGATCTATCAACATCGTAAGAACAACCCGAACCTGAAGCTCGATTTGTCTATAGGTGGATGGACACTGAGTGAAGGCTTTTCCTGGATGGCATCGGACACTACCCGTCGCAAAGCGTTTGTAGATTCCGTCGTTCGCTTCTTGGAGGAATTCGATTTTGACGGAATCGACATCGACTGGGAATACCCAGGCACCGATGGAGCTGTAATCGGCATGTCCCGGCCTGACGATCCACAAAATTATGTGCAGCTTATCAAAGATTTGCGTGCAGGCATGGATTGGCTATCGCAAAAGACAGGTAAGCAGTACCGGCTTTCCAGCGCGATACCAGCCAGTCAACCAGCACTTGATAAAATCGACTGGACGCAAGTAAGCCCTTATCTCAATCGCTTGTATGCCATGACCTACGATTTCTCCGGCGCATGGGATCGTCAATTAGGACATCATACTTCGTTATATAACAATCCGAACCTGAAAGATACAAACGGCAATCAGGTCCAGCTCTCAGTTGATGCGATGGTGAAATACTTAACCAATCATAGCGTACCAGCTAACAAAATCATGATTGGGATCGCTAATTACCACCGCTCGAAAGCGATAAAACCTGGCGATATTACCGAATACACCAATGGCCTGATAGGTTCATCTACTTTCGGTAACCTGAACGCTACAGGTGCAGCTCTGATCCTAGGCATTGCGGGTGTCGGAACCTGGGAAGCAGGGGTCGTAGAAGGATACGATCTATATCAAAACTTCCTTGATAAAGACTTGAAGCCAAAGAACGGTTACCATCTCTACACCGATAAAGCGGCTAACGCTGACTACCTGGTCAATCCGACGATCGGCTCCTTCATCACCATCGAAACCCCGCGTACCGTCGCACTAAAGGCGCAATATGCCAAAGATAACGGTTTGGCTGGTGTATTCGGATGGCAATTTGAACAGGACAATGGCTATAATCTGAATGCGCTAAATCACGTCCTGGGTAATCGTCTGTTAAGCGACTTAGCAGATGGAAAGCCACAAAACCAAATTGCTGTATGCGGCGAAAACTTAACGGCAGCAGAGTGCAGCATATTGAACGCTAGCATCAAGTAA
- a CDS encoding alanine/glycine:cation symporter family protein, with amino-acid sequence MQQVLDNLINGTNEFLWSRILIVLLILCGVYFTIRSKFVQFGMLKEMFVVLKGSSERSKDSISSFQAFCISMAARVGTGNITGIAIAIALGGPGAVFWMWVIAIIGSASSFIESTLAQVYKIKDKTGFRGGPAYYMEQGLNKRWMGAIFAVLITLSFGLVFNAVQSNTITVAFENSFGTNRTILGLVVAAVFACIIFGGVKRIARMSEYIVVIMAVVYIGTALVIMLINITRLPEVIALIVKSAFGFEQFAGGTLGAVILQGVKRGLFSNEAGMGSAPNAAATATTSHPVKQGLMQTLGVLTDTLIICSSTAFIILLSDAYKQPGLDGIRLTQAALSEHLGSWASGSLAIMILLFAFSTLIGNYYYGETNIEFLNSKKSVLTFYRFSVLAMIIFGSVAKVQLVWDLADLFMGFMVVVNLIAILLLSKVAFAALHDYKRQKRMGIDPVFYKDSIKGLENIECWENAPVTKK; translated from the coding sequence ATGCAACAAGTATTAGATAATTTGATTAACGGAACCAACGAATTTCTTTGGTCAAGAATATTGATTGTCCTTCTTATTCTTTGTGGTGTTTATTTTACGATCAGATCGAAATTCGTACAATTTGGTATGCTGAAGGAAATGTTTGTAGTCCTTAAAGGGTCCAGTGAAAGGTCAAAAGACAGTATCTCATCATTCCAAGCCTTTTGTATCAGTATGGCAGCAAGGGTTGGGACTGGAAATATAACAGGTATTGCGATTGCTATTGCATTAGGAGGACCAGGAGCGGTCTTCTGGATGTGGGTTATAGCAATTATTGGTTCAGCTTCGAGCTTTATTGAGAGTACTCTAGCACAAGTATATAAAATAAAGGATAAGACGGGATTCCGCGGTGGTCCAGCTTATTATATGGAGCAAGGTCTGAACAAGCGTTGGATGGGAGCTATATTCGCTGTGTTGATTACGTTGTCTTTTGGCCTCGTATTTAACGCAGTACAGTCCAATACGATTACAGTTGCCTTTGAGAATTCATTCGGCACGAATCGCACCATCCTTGGGCTTGTAGTGGCCGCTGTGTTTGCTTGTATTATCTTTGGCGGTGTTAAGCGTATCGCTAGAATGTCAGAATACATTGTCGTTATTATGGCTGTAGTATATATCGGAACTGCACTAGTCATCATGCTAATCAATATTACAAGACTGCCGGAAGTTATAGCACTAATCGTGAAGAGTGCCTTCGGCTTTGAACAATTTGCGGGCGGGACTCTTGGCGCAGTAATTCTACAAGGTGTGAAGCGAGGTTTGTTCTCAAACGAAGCGGGTATGGGGAGTGCGCCCAATGCTGCGGCAACGGCAACCACAAGTCATCCTGTGAAACAAGGGCTTATGCAAACACTGGGCGTACTCACAGATACGTTAATTATTTGTTCAAGTACCGCTTTTATTATATTGCTGTCCGATGCGTACAAACAGCCAGGGCTTGATGGAATCAGGTTGACGCAGGCTGCATTAAGTGAGCATTTAGGTTCATGGGCATCCGGTTCATTGGCTATCATGATTCTTTTATTTGCATTCAGTACGTTAATTGGAAATTATTATTATGGAGAAACGAATATAGAGTTTTTGAACTCAAAGAAATCAGTATTAACATTCTATAGATTTAGCGTTCTGGCTATGATTATATTTGGTTCTGTAGCCAAGGTTCAATTGGTCTGGGACTTAGCTGATTTGTTTATGGGCTTTATGGTGGTAGTTAACCTGATTGCCATCCTGTTATTATCCAAAGTAGCTTTTGCGGCCTTGCATGATTATAAGCGGCAGAAACGAATGGGGATAGACCCTGTCTTCTATAAAGACAGCATCAAGGGTCTAGAGAACATTGAATGTTGGGAGAACGCTCCTGTTACGAAAAAGTAA
- a CDS encoding carbohydrate-binding protein: protein MINRSLRKVFILSLVAALLVTLLPLFAAKSFAADRGVWAPYTNYSTGDTVTYGVNTYAARQNHQSLPGTNKRSCTLVTNGQCRFATTNGSK from the coding sequence ATGATAAACCGTTCGCTAAGGAAAGTTTTCATTCTGTCGCTTGTGGCTGCACTTCTTGTAACACTGCTACCACTTTTCGCCGCTAAATCTTTTGCCGCTGATCGAGGAGTTTGGGCGCCTTACACCAACTATTCGACAGGTGATACCGTAACGTATGGGGTAAATACCTATGCTGCCCGGCAAAACCACCAATCTTTACCCGGAACCAACAAACGTTCCTGCACTCTGGTCACAAACGGCCAATGTCGATTCGCAACCACCAACGGCTCCAAGTAA